A window of Gemmatimonadota bacterium contains these coding sequences:
- a CDS encoding class I SAM-dependent methyltransferase, with protein sequence MRPAVPRPVVDPSLLNGPGSLTQWANLGFWRDAGSYPEAAAELARRVGKAAKLDPEDVVLDLACGYGDSLALWVREFGVQRVVGIETDPAVVVDATARVRGWHLSDRITLRCEAAEYVAVPVACPKVTAVVCVDAAYHFVTRATWLKGLAKDLPKGTKLALADLLVSPRGERSHRIRTMAAGAGIPKENLWTAFDVEPVLSDAGFRVERMVRCGPEVLGGFAAHALARAASWARHPARGGWRALATASAIAIGRRRERLDYAIISAVRV encoded by the coding sequence GTGAGGCCAGCGGTCCCGCGACCGGTCGTCGACCCTTCGTTGCTCAACGGGCCCGGCTCGCTCACGCAGTGGGCCAACCTCGGGTTCTGGCGCGACGCCGGTTCGTATCCCGAGGCCGCCGCCGAGCTCGCGCGGCGCGTCGGGAAGGCGGCGAAGCTCGATCCCGAGGACGTCGTGCTGGATCTCGCGTGTGGCTACGGCGATTCCCTCGCGCTCTGGGTGCGGGAGTTCGGCGTGCAGCGCGTGGTGGGGATCGAGACCGACCCGGCGGTGGTCGTCGACGCGACCGCGCGCGTGCGCGGCTGGCACCTGAGTGATCGGATCACGCTGCGATGCGAGGCGGCCGAGTATGTCGCGGTCCCCGTGGCGTGTCCGAAAGTCACCGCCGTGGTCTGCGTGGACGCCGCCTACCACTTCGTCACGCGCGCGACCTGGCTGAAGGGGCTCGCCAAGGACCTCCCGAAGGGCACGAAGCTCGCGCTCGCCGATCTCCTCGTCTCGCCGCGCGGGGAGCGCAGCCATCGGATCCGGACGATGGCTGCGGGCGCGGGGATCCCGAAGGAGAATCTCTGGACCGCGTTCGACGTGGAACCCGTGCTCTCCGACGCGGGCTTCCGCGTGGAGCGCATGGTGCGATGCGGTCCCGAGGTCCTCGGAGGATTCGCGGCGCACGCGCTGGCGCGGGCCGCCTCGTGGGCGCGCCACCCGGCGCGCGGTGGCTGGCGGGCGCTCGCCACGGCCTCCGCGATCGCCATCGGCCGCCGCCGCGAGCGCCTCGACTACGCGATCATCTCCGCGGTGCGCGTCTGA
- a CDS encoding S9 family peptidase yields the protein MHHLSIVPSTRLVAVALLLLPTALRAQRASPPARAEFTLDQVMSAPYPTNLTAAATGERLAWTLNERGLRNVWVAEGPAFAARRLTSYESDDAQELNAVQISPDGRHVVYMRGGDFGSNWDDALPVNPTGAVTPVRVEIWTVPFAGGTPVSLGEGVNPVIGPRSDVIVFERARQLWQAPIDGSAPAKKLFDQRGSASEATFSPDGSKLAFVSGRGDHAFIAIYTNEQTPLQYLAPTTNRDFSPRWSADGRSIAFARRPGAGGAVVNSLEIQPAPWSIWIADVATGEATQRWASDHTLRGSIPSTHGGVNLQWAAGDRLVFMSMQDGWSHLWSMRARGSDAPILLTPGDHMAEYVTLSNDGTHLLYAGNLGATPGDIDRRHLVRVPVDRAAPEVLTPGTGLEWTPVSMGSGRIAAIGATAQQPPVPFVLEAAGTARAAANTARRWMGADRVPADFPAAQLVTPTQVVYTAADGMTVHAQLFTPRGGGAGKKPAIVYVHGGPPRQMLLGWHYGDYYWNAYAMNQYLASRGFVVLSINYRLGIGYGHDFQRPPRAGIAGASEYLDVKAAGEWLRARPEVDGARIGIYGGSYGGYLTALALGRDSDLFAAGVDIHGVHDMTSDGGSRFGGGTFRFERPTSEVEALARTAWESSPVSSVLTWRSPVLMIHADDDRNVRFSQTVDLVQRLRAKGVELEEITIVDDTHHFMRHLNQKRVNAAIAGYLEQKLKPVM from the coding sequence ATGCATCACCTGTCCATCGTCCCCTCGACCCGCCTCGTCGCCGTCGCGCTCCTCCTGCTCCCGACGGCGCTGCGCGCCCAGCGCGCGTCACCGCCCGCCCGCGCCGAGTTCACGCTCGACCAGGTGATGAGCGCGCCGTACCCGACCAACCTCACCGCGGCCGCGACCGGCGAGCGGCTCGCATGGACGCTCAACGAGCGCGGCCTCCGCAACGTGTGGGTCGCGGAAGGGCCCGCGTTCGCGGCGCGTCGACTCACCAGCTACGAGAGCGATGACGCGCAGGAACTGAATGCGGTGCAGATCTCCCCGGACGGGCGGCACGTCGTCTACATGCGCGGCGGCGACTTCGGCTCCAACTGGGACGACGCGTTGCCGGTGAATCCCACCGGCGCCGTGACGCCGGTGAGGGTCGAGATCTGGACGGTCCCCTTCGCCGGTGGCACACCCGTCTCGCTCGGCGAGGGCGTGAACCCGGTCATCGGTCCCCGCAGCGACGTCATCGTCTTCGAGCGCGCGCGCCAGCTGTGGCAGGCGCCGATCGACGGTAGCGCCCCGGCGAAGAAGCTCTTCGACCAGCGCGGGTCGGCGAGCGAGGCCACCTTCTCGCCCGATGGCTCCAAGCTCGCCTTCGTCTCCGGTCGTGGTGATCACGCGTTCATCGCCATCTACACGAACGAGCAGACACCCCTCCAGTACCTCGCCCCGACGACGAATCGCGACTTCTCGCCGCGGTGGTCGGCGGATGGCCGTTCGATCGCCTTCGCGCGCCGGCCGGGTGCTGGCGGTGCGGTCGTCAACTCGCTCGAGATCCAGCCCGCGCCCTGGAGCATCTGGATCGCCGACGTCGCGACCGGCGAGGCGACCCAGCGCTGGGCGAGCGACCACACGCTGCGCGGCTCGATCCCCAGCACGCATGGCGGCGTGAACCTCCAGTGGGCCGCGGGCGACCGCCTCGTCTTCATGAGCATGCAGGACGGCTGGTCGCACCTGTGGTCGATGCGCGCGCGCGGGAGCGATGCGCCGATCCTCCTTACGCCGGGGGATCACATGGCCGAGTATGTCACGCTCTCGAACGACGGCACGCACCTGCTGTACGCGGGCAATCTCGGCGCGACGCCGGGCGACATCGATCGGCGCCATCTGGTGCGCGTCCCCGTCGATCGCGCGGCGCCGGAGGTGCTCACGCCTGGCACCGGGCTCGAGTGGACGCCGGTGAGCATGGGCAGCGGCCGCATCGCGGCGATCGGCGCGACGGCCCAGCAGCCGCCGGTGCCGTTCGTGCTCGAGGCGGCCGGCACGGCGCGCGCGGCGGCCAACACCGCGCGGCGCTGGATGGGCGCCGACCGCGTCCCGGCCGACTTCCCCGCCGCGCAACTCGTCACGCCGACGCAGGTCGTGTACACCGCGGCCGACGGCATGACGGTGCACGCGCAGCTCTTCACGCCGCGCGGCGGTGGTGCGGGGAAGAAGCCGGCGATCGTGTACGTCCATGGCGGCCCGCCGCGGCAGATGCTGCTCGGCTGGCACTATGGTGACTACTACTGGAACGCGTATGCGATGAACCAGTATCTCGCCTCGCGCGGGTTCGTCGTGTTGTCGATCAACTACCGGCTGGGGATCGGCTACGGACACGACTTCCAGCGGCCGCCGCGCGCCGGCATCGCGGGCGCGAGCGAGTATCTCGACGTGAAGGCGGCGGGCGAGTGGCTCCGCGCGCGGCCCGAGGTCGACGGGGCGCGGATCGGCATCTACGGCGGCAGCTACGGTGGCTATCTCACCGCCCTCGCGCTCGGCCGCGACTCCGATCTCTTCGCGGCCGGCGTGGACATCCATGGCGTGCACGACATGACCAGCGATGGCGGGTCGCGCTTCGGGGGCGGGACCTTTCGCTTCGAACGGCCCACCAGCGAGGTCGAGGCGCTGGCGCGCACGGCCTGGGAGTCGTCGCCGGTGAGCAGCGTCCTCACCTGGCGCTCGCCGGTGCTCATGATCCACGCCGACGACGACCGCAACGTGCGCTTCAGCCAGACGGTCGACCTCGTGCAGCGCCTCCGCGCCAAGGGCGTCGAGCTCGAGGAGATCACGATCGTCGACGATACGCACCACTTCATGCGCCACCTGAACCAGAAGCGCGTGAACGCGGCGATCGCCGGCTATCTCGAGCAGAAGCTCAAGCCGGTGATGTGA
- a CDS encoding protein kinase translates to MDDLRAQLERALAGSYTFERELGGGGMSRTYLVREKALDRRVVVKVLAPELLAGISVERFRREVLLAAQLQHPHVVPVLTAGDTNGLPWFTMPYVDGDSLRQRLADGPMGIGEIVGILRDVARALAYAHGHGVVHRDIKPDNVLLSAGSATVTDFGIAKAINAARNTEGGGFRTELTIAGTSIGTPMYMAPEQAAGDPATDHRADLYAFGAMAYEMLAGHPPFHGLTPSKLLAAHMGERPKDVRGLRSDCPEALAALVMQCLEKEPSARPEGATTIARVLETITSSGAAIAAPAILAGGRIRFARALSLWGAATALVALTAWAATAVIGLPQWVFPGAVGLMLAGLPVILATWYAQRAVHRAYTATPTKTPGGTRAATQPQGTMATIAIKASPHLSWRRAWLGGGVAVGSFAALVIAFMVMRAMGIGAFGSLRGKGTFGANETIVVADFGSPAGDSTLGGTVAEALRTDLGQSRALRVLTRATMREVLRLMQRPSESTVPFDLAREIATREGAKAVLDGSIERLGQSYVISARLVGALDGAELATFRETAKGEDELLEALGELSRAVRDKAGESLRAIQASKDLERVTTPSLMALRKYVEGSVLADERGEGDRGIALLQEAVELDTSFAMAWRKIAVLLGNEGRERPRALRAIEAAYRHRDRLSELERLSTEAYYFTRGPRPDQAKALAAYEQVMALDSISTSAINNSGVIYTDQREYAKAAEMYERVTRLPRTFGGAFTNLQRVRAFMGDTAGVRAAGEAMRKRFPESADLWETDAYTLWARRDLEGLDTLTRNVLGRARTLRQTVRAAGGRADLLMLQGRPMEALALATRREEAEERATPTAANRFYFALDSAWALVPLDRPADADAALARGMQRVPIASIDPAERPWTELARIAVEVRDPALAQQALDGYVRDQAAMTPDPEGRTAFFKAMMAFAGGRNDEAIAQMQIADGRRMTSRRYPMVFIGRAHDLAGRPDSAIVWLERYVSTPDADLQFSALYDAGSYKRLGELYEAKGDTAKAIANYEKFIDLWKNAEPALQPKVREVRARLERLRPAR, encoded by the coding sequence ATGGACGACCTCCGCGCCCAGCTCGAGCGGGCCCTCGCCGGCAGCTACACCTTCGAACGCGAACTCGGCGGCGGCGGCATGTCGCGGACCTATCTCGTCCGCGAGAAGGCGCTCGACCGCCGCGTCGTCGTGAAGGTCCTCGCGCCCGAACTCCTCGCCGGCATCTCGGTGGAGCGCTTCCGCCGCGAGGTGCTGCTCGCCGCGCAGCTCCAGCATCCGCACGTGGTGCCGGTGCTCACCGCCGGCGACACGAACGGGCTCCCCTGGTTCACCATGCCGTACGTGGACGGCGATTCGCTCCGCCAGCGCCTCGCCGACGGACCGATGGGGATCGGCGAGATCGTCGGGATCCTGCGCGACGTCGCGCGCGCGCTCGCCTATGCGCACGGCCATGGCGTGGTGCACCGCGACATCAAGCCGGACAACGTCCTGCTCTCCGCGGGGAGCGCGACGGTGACCGACTTCGGCATCGCGAAGGCCATCAATGCTGCCCGCAACACCGAGGGTGGCGGCTTCCGCACCGAGCTCACCATCGCCGGCACGTCGATCGGCACGCCGATGTACATGGCGCCCGAGCAGGCGGCGGGCGACCCCGCGACCGACCATCGCGCGGACCTCTATGCGTTCGGCGCGATGGCGTACGAGATGCTCGCGGGACATCCCCCGTTCCACGGGCTCACGCCGTCCAAGTTGCTCGCCGCGCACATGGGCGAGCGCCCCAAGGACGTCCGAGGCCTGCGCAGCGACTGCCCGGAGGCGCTCGCCGCGCTGGTGATGCAGTGCCTCGAGAAGGAACCGTCGGCGCGTCCCGAGGGCGCGACGACGATCGCGCGCGTGCTCGAGACGATCACCTCGAGCGGCGCGGCGATCGCGGCCCCGGCGATCCTCGCGGGCGGACGGATCCGCTTCGCGCGCGCGCTCTCCCTCTGGGGGGCCGCGACGGCCCTCGTCGCGCTCACCGCCTGGGCGGCGACCGCGGTGATCGGACTGCCGCAGTGGGTCTTCCCCGGCGCGGTGGGACTGATGCTCGCCGGGTTGCCGGTGATCCTCGCGACCTGGTACGCGCAGCGCGCCGTGCATCGCGCCTACACGGCGACGCCCACCAAGACCCCCGGCGGCACGCGCGCGGCCACGCAGCCGCAGGGCACGATGGCGACCATCGCGATCAAGGCGAGCCCGCACCTCTCGTGGCGTCGCGCCTGGCTCGGGGGCGGCGTCGCGGTGGGCAGCTTCGCCGCGCTGGTGATCGCGTTCATGGTGATGCGCGCGATGGGCATCGGCGCGTTCGGGTCGCTGCGCGGCAAGGGCACCTTCGGCGCCAACGAGACGATCGTCGTCGCCGACTTCGGCAGCCCGGCGGGCGATTCGACGCTCGGCGGCACGGTCGCCGAGGCGCTGCGGACCGACCTGGGCCAGTCGCGCGCGCTGCGGGTGCTCACGCGCGCCACGATGCGCGAAGTGCTCCGGCTCATGCAACGGCCGTCGGAGAGCACGGTGCCGTTCGATCTCGCGCGCGAAATCGCGACGCGCGAGGGCGCGAAGGCGGTGCTCGACGGGAGCATCGAACGGCTGGGGCAGAGCTACGTGATCTCGGCGCGCCTGGTCGGCGCGCTCGACGGCGCCGAACTCGCGACCTTCCGCGAGACGGCCAAGGGCGAGGACGAACTGCTCGAGGCGCTCGGCGAGCTCTCGCGCGCCGTGCGTGACAAGGCCGGCGAGTCGCTCCGCGCGATCCAGGCGAGCAAGGACCTGGAGCGTGTGACGACGCCGTCGCTCATGGCATTGCGCAAGTACGTCGAGGGGAGCGTCCTCGCCGACGAGCGCGGCGAAGGGGACCGCGGGATCGCGCTCCTGCAGGAGGCCGTGGAGCTCGACACGAGCTTCGCGATGGCGTGGCGCAAGATCGCCGTGCTCCTCGGCAACGAGGGGCGCGAGCGGCCGCGTGCGCTACGCGCGATCGAGGCCGCGTACCGGCACCGCGACCGGCTCTCCGAGCTGGAGCGGCTGTCCACCGAAGCCTACTACTTCACGCGCGGGCCTCGCCCCGACCAGGCGAAGGCGCTCGCGGCGTACGAGCAGGTCATGGCGCTCGACTCGATCTCGACCTCGGCGATCAATAATTCGGGTGTGATCTACACCGACCAGCGCGAGTACGCCAAGGCCGCCGAGATGTACGAGCGCGTGACCAGGCTGCCGCGGACCTTCGGCGGGGCGTTCACCAACCTCCAGCGCGTGCGCGCCTTCATGGGCGATACCGCGGGCGTGCGGGCGGCGGGCGAGGCGATGCGGAAGCGCTTCCCCGAGAGCGCGGACCTATGGGAGACCGACGCCTACACGCTCTGGGCGCGTCGCGATCTCGAGGGACTGGATACGCTCACGCGCAACGTGCTGGGCCGCGCGCGGACATTGCGCCAGACGGTGCGCGCCGCGGGTGGACGCGCGGATCTCCTCATGCTCCAAGGCCGCCCGATGGAGGCGCTCGCGCTGGCCACGCGACGCGAAGAGGCCGAGGAGCGGGCCACCCCGACGGCCGCGAATCGATTCTATTTCGCCCTCGACTCGGCATGGGCGCTGGTGCCGCTCGACCGTCCCGCCGACGCCGACGCGGCACTCGCGCGCGGGATGCAGCGCGTCCCGATCGCGAGCATCGATCCCGCCGAGCGCCCCTGGACCGAGCTCGCGCGGATCGCCGTCGAGGTCCGCGACCCCGCGCTCGCCCAGCAGGCCCTCGACGGCTATGTGCGCGACCAGGCCGCGATGACCCCCGATCCCGAGGGCCGCACCGCGTTCTTCAAGGCCATGATGGCCTTCGCCGGCGGCCGGAACGACGAGGCCATCGCGCAGATGCAGATCGCCGACGGCCGACGCATGACGAGCCGGCGCTACCCGATGGTCTTCATCGGGCGCGCGCATGATCTCGCGGGCCGTCCCGACTCGGCGATCGTCTGGCTCGAGCGCTACGTCTCGACACCGGACGCGGACCTGCAGTTCTCCGCGCTCTACGACGCCGGTTCCTACAAGCGCCTGGGCGAGCTCTACGAGGCCAAGGGTGACACCGCCAAGGCGATCGCGAACTACGAGAAGTTCATCGACCTGTGGAAGAACGCCGAACCCGCGCTGCAACCGAAGGTGCGCGAAGTTCGCGCGAGGCTGGAGCGACTGCGGCCGGCGCGGTGA
- the ettA gene encoding energy-dependent translational throttle protein EttA, which produces MAPQFIYVMKGLKKVIPPSRIILDDIWLSFYPGAKIGVLGPNGAGKSSLLKIMAGVDQDFQGEAWAHKGTRIGYLPQEPQLDESLDVRGNVELAVAAQRKLLTRFEEISHKFAEPMSDEEMTKLIDEQGRVQEQIDAHDLWNLDNKIEVAMDALRLPPADASVKNLSGGERRRVALCRVLLEEPDMLLLDEPTNHLDAESVAWLEHFLESFPGTVVAITHDRYFLDNVAKWILELDRGRGVPYEGNYSGWLDQKKTRLQQEEKVASARQRSLARELEWVRMAPRARQAKSKARLQNYEQMVGEEQAEKIVANEIIIPPAPRLGNDVVIAKKLTKGFGDRLLIDKLDFSLPRGGIVGVIGPNGAGKSTLFRMITGQEKPDSGELKVGETVQLAYVDQSRTLDPNKTAWEEISGGNEQIMVGKKEMNTRAYLSTFNFKGTDQQKKVGVMSGGERNRLHLAKTVLSGGNLLLLDEPTNDLDVDTLRALEEALVDYSGCAVVISHDRWFLDRLATHILAFEGDSEVVWFEGNYGQYIEDLRRRKGADADQPHRIKFKPLVR; this is translated from the coding sequence ATGGCACCACAGTTCATCTACGTCATGAAGGGGCTCAAGAAGGTCATCCCCCCTTCGCGCATCATCCTCGACGACATCTGGCTGTCGTTCTATCCCGGTGCCAAGATCGGCGTCCTCGGCCCCAACGGCGCCGGCAAGTCGTCGCTGCTGAAGATCATGGCGGGCGTGGACCAGGACTTCCAGGGCGAGGCGTGGGCCCACAAGGGGACGCGCATCGGCTACCTGCCGCAGGAGCCGCAGCTCGACGAGTCGCTCGACGTGCGTGGCAACGTGGAGCTCGCGGTCGCGGCGCAGCGCAAGCTGCTGACGCGGTTCGAGGAGATCTCGCACAAGTTCGCCGAGCCGATGAGCGATGAGGAGATGACGAAGCTCATCGACGAGCAGGGGCGCGTGCAGGAGCAGATCGACGCGCACGACCTCTGGAACCTCGACAACAAGATCGAGGTCGCGATGGATGCGCTCCGCCTCCCGCCGGCCGATGCGAGCGTGAAGAACCTCTCCGGCGGCGAGCGTCGCCGCGTGGCGCTCTGCCGCGTGCTGCTCGAGGAGCCGGACATGCTCCTCCTCGACGAACCGACGAACCACCTCGACGCCGAGTCGGTGGCGTGGCTCGAGCACTTCCTCGAGAGCTTCCCCGGGACCGTGGTGGCGATCACGCACGACCGCTACTTCCTCGACAACGTCGCCAAGTGGATCCTCGAGCTCGACCGCGGGCGCGGCGTACCGTACGAGGGCAACTACTCCGGCTGGCTCGACCAGAAGAAGACGCGGCTCCAGCAGGAGGAGAAGGTCGCCTCGGCGCGCCAGCGCTCGCTGGCCCGCGAGCTCGAGTGGGTGCGCATGGCGCCGCGCGCGCGGCAGGCCAAGAGCAAGGCCCGCCTGCAGAACTACGAACAGATGGTCGGCGAGGAGCAGGCGGAGAAGATCGTCGCGAACGAGATCATCATCCCGCCGGCGCCGCGCCTCGGCAATGACGTCGTGATCGCCAAGAAGCTCACCAAGGGCTTCGGGGACCGGCTGCTCATCGACAAGCTCGACTTCTCGTTGCCGCGCGGCGGCATCGTCGGCGTGATCGGGCCCAACGGCGCGGGCAAGTCCACGCTCTTCCGCATGATCACCGGGCAGGAGAAGCCCGACAGCGGCGAGCTCAAGGTCGGCGAGACGGTGCAGCTGGCCTACGTGGACCAGTCGCGCACGCTCGATCCCAACAAGACCGCGTGGGAGGAGATCAGCGGCGGGAACGAGCAGATCATGGTCGGCAAGAAGGAGATGAACACGCGCGCCTACCTCTCGACCTTCAACTTCAAGGGCACCGACCAGCAGAAGAAGGTCGGCGTGATGTCGGGCGGTGAGCGGAACCGGCTGCACCTCGCGAAGACCGTGCTGAGCGGCGGCAACCTGCTGCTCCTCGACGAGCCGACGAACGACCTCGACGTCGACACGCTGCGCGCGCTCGAGGAAGCGCTCGTGGACTACAGCGGGTGCGCGGTGGTCATCTCGCACGACCGCTGGTTCCTCGACCGCCTCGCGACGCACATCCTCGCGTTCGAGGGGGACTCCGAGGTGGTGTGGTTCGAGGGGAACTACGGCCAGTACATCGAGGACCTGCGCCGCCGGAAGGGCGCGGATGCCGACCAGCCGCACCGGATCAAGTTCAAGCCGCTGGTCCGCTGA
- a CDS encoding carboxypeptidase regulatory-like domain-containing protein, translating to MRQLRPAPRLLLAAAAVVGTFPLARPVAAQGTIRGIVTDSLIARGPLQGATVVLQGAPHTAVTDRLGRFVMRDVPAGSYVIGFFHPSLDSLEATAPVKRLDVANELTTTVALGMPTANTLSNALCGRDLERASSVVFGVVRDAERAEALAGAVVRANWFEWRLMNGSGQETRRFEVDTADATGRFVLCGVPNDIALTLTATVEDRMTGDLTLALDHLDIGRRDLLIARTDTAARVPPPLSTSDTVPWRRPPGVARLRVTVQSSNGRPIEGATVGIRGTSVNGRTGADGTVRLVGIPAGSQPLLVRRPGSEPVERIVALATDAENTVAVEMGRNIVVLPTVAVTGQRAAGLDREIDTRVLAYNGRLFKEKDIGTLLGGGLAGWLRVPGLRVIEDGYDALPIMYNSRMNPCQPNVFLNGAHIYSWSAWELRTMLIGAKRMEIYSRPALQPPQFLNTNDCGSIIIWS from the coding sequence ATGCGTCAGCTTCGCCCTGCCCCGCGGCTCCTTCTTGCCGCCGCTGCGGTCGTCGGCACCTTCCCGCTGGCGCGACCGGTGGCGGCGCAGGGCACGATTCGGGGCATCGTCACCGACTCGCTCATCGCCCGAGGCCCACTCCAGGGGGCGACCGTCGTGCTCCAGGGGGCGCCGCACACCGCGGTCACCGACCGGCTCGGCCGGTTCGTGATGCGGGACGTTCCCGCGGGAAGCTATGTGATCGGGTTCTTCCATCCGTCGCTCGACTCGCTCGAGGCGACGGCCCCGGTCAAGCGCCTCGACGTCGCGAACGAGCTCACGACCACCGTCGCGCTCGGCATGCCGACCGCCAACACGCTGAGCAACGCGCTCTGCGGACGCGACCTCGAGCGCGCCTCGTCGGTCGTCTTCGGGGTCGTGCGCGATGCCGAACGCGCGGAGGCGCTCGCCGGCGCGGTCGTGCGCGCGAACTGGTTCGAATGGCGGCTCATGAACGGCAGCGGGCAGGAGACGCGGCGCTTCGAGGTGGACACGGCTGACGCCACCGGCCGCTTCGTCCTGTGTGGCGTCCCGAACGACATCGCGCTCACGCTGACGGCGACCGTGGAGGACCGGATGACCGGCGACCTCACGCTCGCGCTCGACCACCTCGACATCGGGCGTCGCGACCTGCTGATCGCCCGGACCGATACCGCGGCGCGCGTGCCGCCTCCGCTCTCGACGTCCGATACCGTCCCGTGGCGCCGCCCGCCCGGCGTGGCGCGGCTTCGCGTCACCGTGCAGTCGTCGAACGGTCGTCCCATCGAGGGGGCGACGGTCGGCATCCGCGGCACGAGCGTGAACGGCCGCACCGGCGCCGACGGCACGGTGCGCCTCGTCGGCATCCCCGCCGGCTCGCAGCCGCTGCTGGTGCGGCGCCCGGGATCGGAGCCGGTCGAACGCATCGTGGCCCTCGCGACCGACGCCGAGAACACCGTCGCGGTCGAGATGGGGCGCAACATCGTGGTGCTGCCGACGGTCGCAGTGACCGGGCAGCGCGCGGCCGGACTCGACCGCGAGATCGACACCCGCGTCCTCGCGTACAACGGACGACTGTTCAAGGAGAAGGACATCGGCACACTCCTCGGCGGCGGGCTCGCCGGCTGGCTCCGCGTGCCCGGGCTGCGCGTGATCGAGGACGGGTACGATGCGCTGCCCATCATGTACAACAGCCGCATGAACCCCTGCCAGCCCAATGTCTTCCTCAATGGCGCGCACATCTACAGCTGGAGCGCCTGGGAGTTGCGGACGATGCTGATCGGCGCCAAGCGGATGGAGATCTACTCGCGCCCGGCGCTCCAGCCGCCGCAGTTCCTGAACACGAACGATTGCGGCTCGATCATCATCTGGAGCTGA
- a CDS encoding MBL fold metallo-hydrolase, with protein sequence MLGTGTPNADPDRSGPAISVVRNGRAYLVDAGPGVVRRAAAAQRAGVGALDPKNLSVLFLTHLHSDHTIGLPDVILSAWTLERTVPLEVYGPPGTKAMVEHLLAAYHADIRNRIDGLEPANETGWRVNVHEIAPGIVLDDGNVKVTAFAVPHGDWEQSFGYRFDTADRSIVISGDTRASDAVVAACDGCDLLLHEVYSAERFKTRPEAWQRYHARAHTSTDELALLATRARPRQLVLYHQLFWGTDDAGLLAELRRAGYTASALSARDLGIY encoded by the coding sequence ATGCTCGGCACCGGCACGCCCAACGCCGATCCCGATCGCAGCGGACCGGCGATCAGCGTGGTGCGCAACGGACGCGCGTATCTCGTCGATGCGGGACCGGGCGTCGTCCGGCGCGCCGCGGCCGCGCAACGCGCCGGCGTCGGCGCGCTCGACCCGAAGAACCTCTCGGTCCTCTTCCTCACGCACCTGCACTCGGATCACACCATCGGGCTCCCCGACGTGATCCTCAGCGCGTGGACCCTCGAGCGCACCGTGCCGCTCGAGGTGTACGGTCCACCCGGCACGAAGGCGATGGTGGAGCATCTCCTCGCCGCCTACCATGCCGACATCCGCAACCGCATCGACGGGCTCGAGCCGGCGAACGAGACCGGCTGGCGCGTGAACGTGCACGAGATCGCCCCCGGCATCGTGCTCGACGACGGCAACGTGAAGGTGACTGCCTTCGCCGTGCCGCACGGGGACTGGGAGCAGAGCTTCGGCTATCGCTTCGATACCGCCGACCGCTCGATCGTCATCAGCGGGGACACGCGCGCGAGCGACGCGGTGGTCGCGGCATGCGACGGCTGCGACCTGCTCCTGCACGAGGTCTACTCGGCCGAGCGCTTCAAGACCCGCCCCGAGGCGTGGCAGCGCTACCACGCGCGGGCGCACACCAGCACCGACGAACTCGCGCTCCTCGCCACACGCGCGCGGCCGCGGCAGCTCGTGCTGTACCATCAGCTCTTCTGGGGCACCGACGACGCCGGATTGCTCGCGGAGCTGCGACGCGCGGGCTACACCGCGTCCGCGCTCTCGGCGCGCGACCTCGGGATCTACTGA
- a CDS encoding DUF2490 domain-containing protein: protein MKVAGGRAAIRLLARALPIIVSVAIASTGAAPGLTAQQVSWPTTHQQALWVTTSVEHELSARTALWFDGSWRRMGIGEEPQQLLLRPGIVRTLAPGVRVGAGYTYVATAPYGELPAATPTREHRLWQDLRLAASYGPVNVTQRFRWEQRWLAPLVQGTLGDFAYQQRARYMIRAQAPLGARRIGTRAVTWYAQEELLLPVGHDGAAGRFAQNRFLVGVGLPVAARQRVDVGYQNLWNALPSRSANEVNHVVTLSMVITSGRR from the coding sequence ATGAAGGTTGCAGGAGGACGGGCCGCCATTCGCCTCCTCGCGCGTGCACTCCCCATCATCGTGTCGGTGGCGATCGCCAGCACGGGCGCCGCCCCGGGACTCACCGCACAGCAGGTCTCGTGGCCCACCACGCACCAGCAGGCGCTGTGGGTCACCACGAGCGTCGAACACGAGCTCTCGGCGCGCACGGCACTCTGGTTCGACGGGAGCTGGCGGCGGATGGGCATCGGCGAGGAACCGCAGCAACTCCTGCTCCGCCCGGGGATCGTCCGCACGCTCGCGCCCGGAGTTCGCGTGGGGGCGGGCTATACCTACGTGGCGACCGCGCCGTACGGCGAGTTGCCCGCCGCGACCCCCACGCGAGAGCATCGGCTCTGGCAGGATCTCCGGCTCGCGGCCAGCTACGGGCCGGTGAACGTCACGCAGCGCTTCCGGTGGGAGCAACGCTGGCTCGCGCCGCTCGTGCAGGGCACACTGGGTGACTTCGCGTACCAGCAGCGCGCGCGCTACATGATCCGCGCGCAGGCCCCGCTCGGCGCTCGGCGCATCGGCACGCGCGCGGTGACCTGGTACGCACAGGAGGAACTGCTGCTGCCGGTCGGGCACGACGGGGCGGCGGGACGGTTCGCACAGAATCGGTTCCTCGTCGGCGTCGGACTCCCCGTGGCCGCGCGGCAACGGGTGGATGTGGGGTACCAGAACCTGTGGAACGCCCTCCCTTCGCGCAGCGCCAACGAAGTGAATCACGTGGTGACGCTGAGCATGGTGATCACCTCGGGGCGCCGGTGA